The Chryseobacterium suipulveris genome window below encodes:
- the tsaB gene encoding tRNA (adenosine(37)-N6)-threonylcarbamoyltransferase complex dimerization subunit type 1 TsaB — protein sequence MKILHLETSSKNCSVAISDGDQLLCLCEEVSDNYKQSESLHTFVQWALEGAEISLQDLDAVSVGKGPGSYTGLRIGAASAKGFCYGLKIPLIAVNSLETMIAPFLDKSYDLVIPMIDARRKEVYCAAFDGKSGRMITETEAKILDESSFQEFADKKVIFIGDGAKKAKEILNLPNADYDETIFPSAKYLIEKSVEKFNRKEFEDVAYFEPFYLKDFHGVKQKSEG from the coding sequence ATGAAAATCCTCCACCTCGAAACTTCCTCCAAAAACTGTTCGGTCGCAATTTCTGACGGAGATCAATTGTTGTGTCTTTGCGAAGAGGTTTCAGATAATTACAAACAGTCGGAATCGCTGCATACTTTTGTGCAGTGGGCGCTTGAAGGAGCAGAAATTTCTCTGCAGGATCTCGATGCGGTTTCGGTGGGAAAAGGTCCCGGTTCTTACACAGGTTTGCGAATTGGCGCCGCTTCGGCAAAGGGTTTTTGCTACGGATTGAAAATCCCTTTAATTGCTGTGAATTCGTTGGAAACGATGATTGCACCGTTTTTAGACAAAAGCTACGATTTGGTTATCCCAATGATCGACGCGAGAAGAAAGGAGGTCTATTGCGCAGCTTTCGACGGTAAATCGGGAAGAATGATCACTGAAACCGAAGCAAAAATCCTGGACGAAAGCTCTTTTCAGGAATTTGCGGATAAGAAAGTGATTTTTATCGGCGATGGTGCAAAAAAAGCGAAAGAAATCTTAAACCTGCCCAATGCAGATTATGACGAAACCATTTTCCCGTCTGCCAAATATTTAATTGAAAAATCGGTGGAAAAATTCAACAGAAAAGAGTTTGAAGATGTGGCTTATTTCGAACCTTTTTACCTGAAGGATTTTCACGGAGTAAAACAAAAAAGCGAAGGTTGA
- a CDS encoding SDR family NAD(P)-dependent oxidoreductase, whose product MKTALITGSTSGIGKATAELLAKQGYRLILCGRRTEVLEQLKTELSQLTETFSLRFDQRNFNEVETAIQSLPENWKNIDVLINNAGNAHGLDCLCDGSIEDWDAMMDGNVKGLLYVSKMIIPGMRERKAGHIVNISSVAARQTYANGVVYCASKKAVDVISEGMRLELTEFGIKVTNIQPGAVETDFSKIRFKGDEERAKTVYAGYDALKAEDIADAIAYCVNAPKHVTISDLTIYPSAQSEPRTIHRSM is encoded by the coding sequence ATGAAAACAGCACTCATCACAGGATCCACTTCAGGAATCGGAAAAGCTACCGCGGAACTCCTTGCAAAACAGGGTTACAGACTTATTCTTTGCGGTAGAAGAACTGAAGTTTTAGAACAGCTCAAAACCGAACTTTCACAGCTCACCGAAACTTTTAGTTTAAGGTTTGACCAAAGAAATTTTAACGAGGTAGAAACCGCCATCCAATCCCTTCCCGAAAACTGGAAAAACATCGACGTACTCATTAATAATGCGGGAAACGCACACGGTTTAGACTGTCTCTGCGACGGAAGCATCGAAGATTGGGATGCAATGATGGACGGAAATGTGAAAGGACTGCTCTACGTTTCCAAAATGATAATTCCCGGAATGAGGGAAAGAAAAGCGGGACATATCGTCAATATTTCCTCGGTTGCAGCGAGACAGACTTATGCGAACGGCGTCGTTTATTGCGCCTCAAAAAAAGCGGTAGATGTTATTTCCGAAGGAATGCGCCTCGAACTCACCGAGTTTGGAATTAAAGTCACCAACATCCAACCTGGAGCGGTGGAAACCGATTTCTCAAAAATCAGATTTAAAGGCGACGAAGAGCGTGCAAAAACAGTTTACGCAGGTTACGACGCACTCAAAGCGGAAGACATCGCCGACGCAATTGCATACTGCGTGAATGCACCGAAACACGTGACGATTTCTGACCTCACCATTTATCCAAGCGCACAAAGCGAACCGAGAACGATCCATAGGTCAATGTAG
- a CDS encoding YraN family protein, translated as MADHNDFGKLAEDLAADFLTKIGHKILVRNFRFQHHEIDIVTEFEDLIVVTEVKARSYDTLIEPQEAVNKRKIKSIVQTADFFMTENNVDKEVRFDIITVLPDKSGKLQIMHIEDAFQTFDAN; from the coding sequence ATGGCTGATCACAACGATTTCGGAAAACTCGCAGAAGATTTGGCGGCAGATTTTTTAACAAAGATAGGTCACAAAATTTTGGTTAGAAATTTCAGATTTCAGCATCACGAAATTGATATTGTGACTGAATTTGAGGATTTGATCGTGGTTACAGAAGTAAAAGCAAGAAGTTACGATACGCTGATTGAGCCGCAGGAAGCAGTAAATAAGAGGAAAATAAAATCCATCGTGCAAACCGCAGATTTTTTTATGACCGAGAACAATGTTGATAAAGAAGTGCGCTTCGACATCATCACCGTGCTTCCCGACAAATCGGGAAAACTACAGATAATGCATATCGAGGACGCTTTTCAAACATTTGATGCGAATTGA
- a CDS encoding S66 peptidase family protein produces MTKEIVFPKPLKKGDKIAIISPAGAVEQSQLEKGIQLIVDKGFEPVLSKHLYTKFSNGYNYAGTEKERISDLNWAFNNDEISAIWASRGGYGCQHLLRHLKLSNFRKNPKWYIGYSDNTVIQSFLLKNGFASIHGQTIKTSSFGVTDESYDLTFDILKGKLPKYKIQSNPFNKPGKIEGQLIGGNLALIYALLGTNYSFNFKDKILFIEDIGENFYALDRMLMSLDLAGVFRKIKGLIIGGMTNMGDEKDNKSYEESFDEFAYKIISERISKYHFPTVFGFPNGHIYDNRPLIIGGNLKVEVKEKVKIDF; encoded by the coding sequence ATGACAAAAGAAATCGTTTTCCCTAAACCCTTAAAGAAAGGAGATAAAATCGCCATTATTTCTCCAGCAGGAGCAGTGGAGCAGTCCCAGTTGGAAAAGGGAATACAGCTGATTGTGGATAAAGGTTTTGAACCTGTTTTAAGTAAGCATCTCTACACCAAATTCTCGAACGGATACAATTATGCGGGAACAGAAAAGGAAAGAATTTCGGACCTGAACTGGGCATTCAACAATGATGAAATTTCGGCAATCTGGGCTTCAAGAGGCGGTTACGGTTGCCAACATTTGTTGCGGCATCTGAAGCTTTCCAACTTCAGAAAGAATCCGAAATGGTATATCGGTTATTCGGATAATACGGTGATTCAGAGCTTTCTGTTGAAGAACGGTTTCGCTTCCATCCACGGACAAACCATTAAAACTTCGAGTTTTGGAGTGACCGATGAAAGTTACGATCTGACTTTCGATATTCTTAAAGGAAAATTACCGAAATATAAAATTCAAAGCAACCCGTTTAATAAACCTGGAAAGATTGAAGGTCAGTTGATCGGTGGAAATCTCGCATTGATTTATGCGCTTTTGGGAACGAATTATTCTTTTAATTTTAAAGATAAGATTCTCTTTATTGAAGATATCGGCGAGAATTTTTATGCTTTAGACCGAATGTTGATGTCCCTCGATTTGGCGGGAGTTTTCAGAAAAATTAAGGGATTAATTATTGGCGGAATGACCAATATGGGCGACGAAAAAGACAACAAATCCTACGAGGAAAGTTTCGATGAATTTGCCTACAAAATTATTTCTGAAAGAATTTCTAAGTACCATTTTCCAACAGTGTTCGGATTTCCAAACGGGCATATCTACGACAATCGACCGCTCATCATTGGCGGAAATCTTAAGGTTGAGGTTAAGGAAAAGGTCAAGATCGATTTTTGA
- a CDS encoding LysE family translocator, protein MFELVLSSVGLGIMLSLVFIGPIFFLLIETSFSRGPKHAIVLDLGVVVADILCIVASYFASGDLVQLIDKHPGFYRITAFIVFIYAIYMMVSRTKMHLHSEAKIISQNYMKTFINGFLFNILNIGVVLFWLVTVISVRNAYPDTGDFLLYMGLVVGTYLFIDFLKISLAKVFHDKLNQRVANLIRRSVGIILVFFSIFIFLQSFKKFNQFDKRLEEAEKTEQRKIKR, encoded by the coding sequence ATGTTTGAACTTGTACTTTCGTCGGTCGGATTGGGAATTATGCTGAGTTTGGTCTTTATCGGGCCCATCTTTTTCCTGCTGATCGAAACCAGTTTCTCACGCGGTCCCAAACACGCAATCGTTCTGGATTTGGGCGTGGTTGTTGCCGATATTCTCTGTATCGTGGCATCGTATTTTGCGAGCGGCGATTTGGTGCAACTGATCGACAAACACCCTGGTTTCTATAGAATTACAGCGTTCATCGTTTTCATTTATGCGATTTATATGATGGTTTCCCGCACGAAAATGCACCTTCACAGCGAGGCGAAAATCATCAGTCAGAATTATATGAAGACCTTTATCAACGGTTTTCTGTTTAATATCCTCAATATCGGTGTCGTACTTTTCTGGTTGGTTACCGTAATTTCTGTGCGGAACGCTTATCCCGATACAGGCGATTTCTTGCTGTATATGGGATTGGTTGTCGGGACTTATCTATTTATCGATTTCCTTAAGATTTCTTTGGCTAAAGTCTTTCACGATAAACTGAATCAAAGGGTTGCGAATTTGATTCGCAGAAGCGTGGGAATTATTCTGGTATTTTTTAGCATCTTTATCTTCCTACAGAGTTTTAAGAAATTCAACCAGTTCGACAAAAGATTAGAGGAAGCCGAGAAAACCGAACAACGAAAAATCAAAAGATGA
- the rnr gene encoding ribonuclease R, with amino-acid sequence MAKKSKFISHKNNHKLQEIGRLILRFMNEKSTKIYNYKQIADGIDYRNPRQREQVIQALHKLLAEDRIKQVEKGKYIVNLKIEGTLTGVIDFNQTGNAYVKVEGLEEDIFVHAKNVKHAMQGDTVLIVTYHFKGKKIEGSVLEVLERSREEFVGTFQLIKHKDFGFVVSDKKSINTDIFIPKGKMLTAQDGDKVLVKMLKWDSNSKNPEGEIIKVLGAPGEHETEIHSILAEYGLPYSFTEEVEREADEIDRAIHDSEVAKRRDMRDVLTFTIDPKDAKDFDDALSIRKLQNGNWEIGVHIADVSHYVVPGTLIDDEAYDRATSVYLVDRVVPMLPEVLSNDVCSLRPNEDKYTFSAVFELDDNANVLNQWFGRTVIHSDRRYSYEEAQERIETGKGDLAEEILTLDRLAKTLRKDRINKGAITFDRSEVRFNLDENNEPIGVYFKVSKDSNHLIEEFMLLANRKVSEYISLNRKGEPTNLTFIYRVHDDPDPAKLEALRDFVGTFGYKLNLANTKKVAESLNKLLKDVQGKGEENMIETLAMRSMSKAIYSTDPIGHYGLGFEFYTHFTSPIRRYPDLIAHRLLQHYLDGGKSVSKQEYEEKCKHCSNMERLAADAERDSIKFMQVKFMEKHVGEEFTGVISGVADFGFWVQIPENGAEGLIKLRDLMDDSYIYDAKNHLVYGTRTGNQYQLGDNVKIKVMKVNLIQKQLDFKIVE; translated from the coding sequence ATGGCAAAAAAATCAAAATTTATATCCCATAAAAATAACCATAAACTACAGGAAATCGGTCGATTGATTTTGCGGTTTATGAACGAAAAATCGACCAAAATCTACAACTATAAACAGATTGCAGACGGTATCGACTACCGAAATCCAAGACAGCGCGAACAGGTGATTCAGGCGCTGCACAAACTCCTCGCAGAAGACCGAATCAAGCAGGTCGAGAAAGGAAAATACATCGTCAATCTAAAGATTGAAGGAACTTTAACAGGAGTCATCGACTTTAACCAAACAGGAAATGCCTACGTAAAAGTGGAAGGTTTGGAAGAAGATATCTTCGTACACGCTAAAAACGTGAAGCACGCGATGCAGGGGGATACCGTATTAATCGTGACCTATCACTTCAAAGGAAAAAAAATCGAGGGCTCCGTTCTGGAAGTTTTAGAAAGAAGCCGCGAAGAATTTGTAGGAACTTTCCAGCTGATCAAGCACAAAGACTTCGGATTTGTAGTAAGCGATAAAAAGTCGATCAATACTGATATTTTCATCCCGAAAGGAAAAATGCTCACCGCACAGGACGGCGATAAGGTCCTGGTGAAAATGCTGAAATGGGATTCCAATTCCAAAAATCCTGAAGGTGAAATCATCAAGGTTCTCGGTGCTCCAGGTGAACACGAAACCGAGATCCATTCGATCCTTGCGGAATATGGTTTGCCTTATTCCTTCACTGAAGAAGTGGAGAGAGAAGCCGACGAAATCGACAGAGCCATCCACGACAGCGAAGTTGCAAAACGCCGGGATATGCGTGATGTGCTCACTTTCACGATCGACCCGAAAGATGCGAAAGATTTCGACGATGCGCTTTCCATCAGAAAACTTCAGAACGGAAACTGGGAAATCGGTGTCCACATCGCAGATGTTTCACATTATGTGGTTCCAGGAACCCTAATTGATGACGAAGCTTACGATCGCGCAACTTCCGTTTATTTGGTCGATAGAGTAGTGCCGATGCTTCCGGAAGTTCTGAGCAACGATGTTTGTTCGCTGCGTCCGAATGAGGATAAATATACTTTTTCCGCAGTTTTTGAACTGGATGATAATGCGAATGTTCTCAATCAATGGTTTGGTAGAACCGTAATCCATTCCGACAGAAGATATTCTTACGAAGAAGCCCAGGAAAGGATTGAGACAGGAAAAGGCGATTTGGCTGAAGAAATTCTCACGCTCGATCGTTTAGCAAAAACGCTTAGAAAAGACCGTATCAATAAAGGTGCGATCACTTTCGACCGAAGTGAAGTCCGCTTTAACCTCGATGAGAATAATGAACCGATCGGAGTTTACTTCAAAGTCAGCAAAGATTCAAACCACCTGATTGAAGAATTTATGTTGTTGGCCAACAGAAAGGTTTCGGAATATATTTCCCTAAACAGAAAAGGCGAACCGACGAATCTGACCTTTATTTACCGTGTCCACGATGATCCGGATCCTGCGAAACTGGAGGCGCTCCGCGATTTTGTGGGAACTTTTGGCTATAAGCTGAATCTTGCAAATACCAAGAAAGTGGCAGAATCTTTAAATAAACTTTTGAAGGATGTGCAGGGAAAAGGGGAGGAGAATATGATCGAGACTTTGGCGATGCGCTCGATGAGCAAAGCGATTTACTCCACCGATCCAATCGGGCATTACGGTTTGGGATTCGAGTTTTACACGCACTTTACTTCGCCGATCCGAAGATATCCCGATTTGATTGCTCACCGACTTCTGCAGCATTATTTAGACGGAGGAAAATCGGTGAGCAAACAGGAATATGAAGAAAAATGCAAACACTGTAGCAATATGGAGCGACTCGCCGCCGATGCGGAGCGGGATTCCATCAAGTTTATGCAGGTGAAGTTTATGGAGAAACATGTTGGTGAAGAATTCACGGGAGTAATTTCTGGTGTCGCCGATTTCGGTTTCTGGGTTCAGATTCCTGAAAACGGCGCAGAAGGTTTAATCAAGCTCCGTGATCTGATGGACGATTCCTATATATACGACGCAAAAAATCACCTTGTTTACGGAACCAGAACGGGTAATCAGTACCAGTTAGGCGACAATGTGAAAATCAAAGTAATGAAGGTGAATCTCATCCAGAAACAGTTGGATTTCAAGATTGTGGAGTAG
- a CDS encoding PDDEXK nuclease domain-containing protein, with product MLENSEKIFISEIKEKIRNAQYEAMKVVNTALINLYWEIGKSISEKQTENWGKSVVPTLSKELQKEFPGAGGFSEGNLWLMAQFYNEYQSVENLAPLVREISWSKHITILRKCKEPKQREFYILATKKFGWTKNVLIHQIENRTFEKYLLNQTNFEQTLPEKIKKQAILAIKDEYTFEFLNLSEEHSEKELEEKLVQNIRNFLIELGPNFTFVGNQYRIFASDKEYFIDLLLYHRELQCLIAIDLKVGEFMSEHKGKMEFYLNVLNDTLKLPHENEAIGIIICKEKDRTIVEYSLKTGNLPMGIAVY from the coding sequence ATGTTAGAAAACTCCGAGAAAATTTTCATTTCTGAAATAAAAGAAAAAATCAGAAATGCCCAATACGAAGCAATGAAGGTGGTAAACACTGCCCTCATCAATCTTTATTGGGAAATCGGAAAATCTATTTCGGAGAAACAGACTGAAAATTGGGGTAAATCGGTTGTTCCCACACTTTCAAAAGAACTACAAAAAGAGTTTCCAGGAGCTGGAGGATTTTCTGAAGGAAATCTATGGTTGATGGCACAGTTTTATAATGAGTATCAATCAGTTGAAAATCTCGCACCATTGGTACGAGAAATTAGCTGGTCTAAACATATTACTATTTTAAGAAAATGTAAGGAACCAAAACAAAGAGAATTCTATATTCTTGCCACTAAGAAATTTGGGTGGACTAAAAATGTACTCATCCATCAAATCGAGAACAGAACTTTCGAAAAATATCTGCTGAATCAAACTAATTTTGAACAGACGCTCCCCGAAAAAATAAAAAAGCAGGCAATACTCGCTATCAAAGATGAATATACTTTTGAGTTCTTAAACCTATCCGAAGAACATTCTGAAAAAGAATTAGAAGAAAAGTTGGTTCAAAATATCAGAAATTTCCTCATTGAGCTCGGACCCAATTTCACTTTTGTTGGTAATCAGTACAGAATATTTGCAAGTGATAAAGAGTACTTTATTGATTTACTCCTTTACCATCGCGAACTACAATGCTTAATTGCAATTGATTTGAAGGTTGGAGAATTCATGTCCGAACATAAAGGCAAAATGGAATTTTACCTAAACGTACTGAACGATACCTTAAAACTTCCTCACGAAAATGAAGCGATAGGAATCATAATCTGTAAAGAAAAAGACCGCACTATTGTTGAATATTCCTTGAAAACTGGCAATCTTCCGATGGGTATTGCGGTATATTAA
- the rpiB gene encoding ribose 5-phosphate isomerase B has product MKKIAIACDHAGFEYKEYLKNQLKDRYEIQDFGTNTPDSVDYPDFVHPAATSVENGENEMGILICGSGQGVQLSANKHQKIRCALCWMPELAELSRQHNNCNMIAIPARFIAKELALQIVEKFLETPFEGGRHEKRVEKIAFC; this is encoded by the coding sequence ATGAAAAAAATAGCCATCGCCTGTGACCACGCGGGATTCGAGTATAAGGAATACCTCAAAAATCAGCTAAAAGATCGATACGAGATTCAGGATTTCGGAACCAACACCCCCGATTCTGTGGATTATCCCGACTTTGTACATCCCGCCGCAACTTCCGTTGAAAACGGCGAAAACGAAATGGGAATCCTCATCTGCGGAAGCGGACAAGGCGTGCAACTATCGGCAAACAAACACCAGAAAATCCGTTGTGCGCTGTGTTGGATGCCCGAACTCGCAGAACTTTCCCGACAGCACAACAACTGCAATATGATCGCAATTCCTGCAAGATTCATCGCAAAAGAACTCGCCCTGCAAATTGTAGAAAAATTTCTCGAAACCCCATTCGAAGGCGGAAGACACGAGAAAAGAGTGGAGAAGATTGCTTTTTGCTAA
- a CDS encoding phosphoglycerate kinase — protein sequence MKTIQDYNFRDKKALVRVDFNVPQSADLKVTDNTRIQAVKPTVEKILNDGGSVILMTHLGRPKGKVTEEFSLKNIVPEIESVLGREVKFCPDCMGEDAQNMTGNLKPGEILLLENLRFYNEEEAGDKDFAEKLSKYADAYVNDAFGTAHREHASTAVIAQFFPSTKFFGLLMAQELEAIDKVLKKGEKPVTAILGGSKVSTKITIIENILPAVNNMIIGGGMAFTFIKALGGQIGNSLIEEDKQTLALEIMERARAQNVKIYLPVDAVIADEFNNDAERKDADIFDIPQGWMGLDAGPKSRELFNDVIMNSRTILWNGPIGVFEMPNFAAGTVALGDSIAEATRLGAFSLVGGGDSVAFVKQFGYDDKVSYVSTGGGAMLESLEGKELPGVSAINN from the coding sequence ATGAAGACAATTCAGGATTACAATTTTAGAGACAAAAAAGCACTGGTTCGGGTGGATTTCAACGTGCCGCAAAGTGCTGATTTGAAAGTGACGGACAATACCAGGATTCAGGCAGTGAAACCTACCGTGGAGAAAATCCTAAATGATGGCGGTTCGGTAATTCTGATGACGCATCTTGGAAGACCGAAAGGGAAGGTTACCGAAGAATTCTCGCTGAAAAATATCGTACCTGAAATTGAAAGCGTACTCGGAAGAGAAGTGAAGTTCTGTCCGGACTGTATGGGAGAAGACGCGCAGAATATGACTGGAAATCTAAAGCCAGGTGAGATCCTGCTTTTGGAGAATCTGAGATTCTATAACGAGGAAGAAGCGGGAGACAAAGATTTTGCTGAAAAACTATCGAAGTATGCGGATGCCTACGTGAATGACGCGTTTGGAACTGCGCACAGAGAGCACGCTTCGACTGCAGTGATAGCTCAGTTTTTTCCTTCAACTAAATTTTTCGGTTTACTGATGGCACAGGAACTTGAAGCGATTGATAAAGTATTAAAAAAAGGAGAAAAACCTGTGACTGCAATCCTTGGTGGTTCTAAAGTTTCCACTAAGATTACCATTATCGAAAATATTTTGCCTGCGGTAAACAATATGATTATCGGTGGTGGAATGGCATTTACTTTTATTAAAGCTTTGGGAGGACAAATCGGTAATTCGCTGATCGAGGAAGATAAGCAAACCCTTGCCTTGGAAATTATGGAAAGAGCGAGAGCGCAAAATGTGAAGATCTATTTACCTGTGGATGCCGTGATTGCCGATGAATTCAACAATGACGCGGAGCGAAAGGATGCCGATATTTTTGATATTCCTCAAGGTTGGATGGGACTCGACGCAGGTCCGAAAAGCCGTGAACTGTTCAATGATGTGATTATGAATTCGCGAACCATACTTTGGAACGGTCCGATTGGTGTTTTCGAAATGCCGAACTTCGCTGCAGGAACAGTTGCACTCGGCGACAGTATTGCTGAAGCGACGCGTCTTGGTGCTTTCTCTTTAGTTGGTGGTGGCGATTCTGTGGCTTTTGTTAAGCAGTTTGGCTACGACGATAAGGTAAGTTATGTATCGACAGGAGGAGGAGCTATGCTAGAAAGTCTTGAAGGCAAGGAGCTTCCAGGAGTTTCCGCGATTAATAATTGA
- a CDS encoding acyloxyacyl hydrolase: MKKFIPLLFLFPQIFTAQENKDVFLGYSSVYATSVGKINGDIKNYISGQQITIGKDLTNSNQEWVKYLSAKNINFNLVHLDMNQMQKDLWGRNYAFGDAYAATANIDFRLAKLGNVDLLFSPTVGLSYITKTVYTDPDSYFFGSHLNAVFDAGLGIEYQFLKDFALTSKVSFLHFSNGGIQLPNAGVNTLAATVGIKKNIIASKKNEETNDEIIKSEMKKHGFEFSIGAGQRGKYKIKEAFYRVTFSSAYSYFINNMIGFKAGLDAVYYDQVFNPLVYDDSVPYWGKSYEHIRVGASLGTEIKMNKLSFNANYGTYVYFKSPYNQKTYWKAGLRYYITPKIGIESMMYAHKVQADIISFGAFVRL; the protein is encoded by the coding sequence TTGAAAAAATTTATCCCTCTACTTTTTCTTTTCCCACAGATTTTTACCGCACAGGAAAACAAAGATGTTTTTCTTGGGTACAGTTCGGTTTACGCAACAAGTGTTGGAAAAATTAATGGCGATATAAAAAACTATATTTCCGGCCAACAAATCACCATCGGAAAAGATTTGACAAATAGCAACCAGGAATGGGTAAAATATTTATCTGCAAAAAATATCAATTTTAATTTGGTTCATCTCGACATGAATCAGATGCAGAAAGATTTGTGGGGAAGAAATTACGCTTTTGGTGATGCTTATGCTGCAACCGCCAACATCGACTTTCGGTTGGCTAAATTAGGAAATGTGGATTTGCTCTTCTCCCCTACTGTCGGACTTTCGTACATCACAAAAACTGTTTACACCGACCCTGATTCGTATTTTTTTGGGAGCCATCTGAACGCAGTTTTCGATGCTGGATTAGGAATAGAATATCAGTTTCTAAAAGATTTTGCATTAACTTCAAAGGTATCTTTTCTCCATTTCTCAAACGGTGGAATCCAGCTCCCCAACGCAGGTGTGAACACCCTTGCTGCAACAGTGGGCATTAAAAAGAACATCATCGCTTCGAAGAAAAATGAAGAAACCAACGACGAAATCATAAAAAGCGAAATGAAAAAACATGGCTTCGAATTCAGCATTGGTGCAGGTCAACGCGGGAAATACAAAATCAAGGAAGCATTCTACCGAGTAACTTTCTCGTCCGCTTATTCCTATTTCATCAACAATATGATTGGCTTTAAAGCAGGTTTGGACGCAGTGTATTACGACCAGGTTTTCAATCCACTGGTTTACGATGATTCCGTTCCCTATTGGGGAAAATCGTATGAACACATCAGAGTCGGTGCAAGTTTGGGAACAGAAATCAAGATGAACAAACTTTCTTTTAATGCCAATTACGGAACTTATGTTTACTTTAAAAGTCCATATAACCAAAAAACCTACTGGAAAGCTGGATTACGTTATTACATCACTCCGAAAATCGGTATAGAATCAATGATGTACGCACATAAAGTTCAGGCAGATATCATTTCTTTCGGCGCATTTGTTCGGTTGTAA
- a CDS encoding class I SAM-dependent methyltransferase, giving the protein MKIKDLFLTQEDFEIIETEIPGILQTVPLPQDLGRYYESKDYISHHQDSGSLKEKLYKFLQIFNLSYKKHILADFIGKGKTVLDYGCGAGEFVKFIEKDFKVLGFEPNESARTAAKNKISKSKIIDSLTTIENQSLDAITLWHVFEHIDNQSDILQTFYNKLKDNGLLIIAVPNHTSDDAKRYKEFWAAYDVPRHVYHFSKSGMEKLMNNENWKLKKIKPLLLDSFYISMLSEKYKKSRLFWLKGMFYGMISNIKASKNGEFSSLIYIIEKK; this is encoded by the coding sequence ATGAAAATCAAAGACCTATTTCTAACCCAGGAAGATTTCGAGATTATAGAAACCGAAATCCCCGGAATACTTCAAACCGTTCCACTTCCACAGGATTTGGGAAGATATTACGAGAGTAAGGACTATATTTCACACCATCAGGATTCAGGTTCTTTGAAAGAAAAACTGTACAAGTTTTTGCAGATATTCAACCTTAGTTATAAGAAACATATCCTCGCCGATTTTATAGGCAAAGGAAAAACCGTTTTAGATTACGGATGCGGCGCTGGCGAATTTGTTAAATTCATCGAAAAAGATTTTAAGGTTTTAGGTTTCGAACCCAACGAATCTGCTCGAACTGCAGCTAAAAACAAAATTTCTAAATCTAAAATTATTGATAGTCTAACTACTATTGAAAACCAATCTTTGGACGCAATCACTTTATGGCACGTCTTCGAACATATTGATAATCAATCAGATATCTTACAAACATTCTATAATAAACTGAAAGACAATGGTTTATTAATTATCGCAGTTCCGAACCACACTTCAGACGATGCCAAAAGGTATAAAGAATTTTGGGCAGCTTATGATGTTCCCCGACACGTTTACCATTTCTCAAAATCGGGAATGGAAAAATTAATGAACAACGAAAACTGGAAACTCAAAAAAATTAAACCACTCCTACTCGATTCATTCTATATTTCTATGCTCAGCGAAAAATATAAAAAATCCCGACTTTTTTGGCTCAAAGGAATGTTTTACGGAATGATTTCGAACATTAAGGCATCAAAAAACGGCGAATTTTCGAGTTTGATATATATTATCGAAAAAAAATAG